A genomic region of Rhipicephalus sanguineus isolate Rsan-2018 chromosome 3, BIME_Rsan_1.4, whole genome shotgun sequence contains the following coding sequences:
- the LOC119384913 gene encoding uncharacterized protein LOC119384913, whose translation MEANRIYLAALFVLCNSAMVFGRLAPPAGPRRLHHDVADSFKVIQSFSYAVAVVDSDNDTFFNCWTAERKAINNDARTATYEALFPVARRAVPFYVKAEQNSPKFTFTLDDDPTPKEGVFHYTDYENCVVEDIEYHKHQCVLWVRKELKNSVPQNCIDYYVDICGVGVPIHSRDLCRDE comes from the exons TGGCGGCGCTCTTTGTCCTGTGCAACTCTGCAATGGTCTTTGGCCGCCTGGCTCCTCCTGCGGGACCAAGGAGGCTGCATCACGATGTGGCAGACAGCTTCAAG GTAATCCAAAGCTTCTCGTATGCTGTGGCGGTCGTCGACTCTGACAACGACACCTTCTTCAACTGCTGGACAGCGGAGCGTAAGGCAATCAACAATGACGCAAGAACGGCAACATATGAGGCTCTTTTTCCAGTGGCTCG AAGAGCCGTACCGTTCTACGTGAAGGCTGAACAGAACTCGCCGAAGTTCACTTTCACCCTCGACGATG ATCCGACTCCAAAGGAAGGTGTGTTCCACTACACCGATTACGAGAACTGTGTCGTCGAGGACATTGAATACCACAAGCATC AGTGCGTCCTCTGGGTCAGAAAAGAGCTGAAGAACTCGGTGCCTCAGAACTGCATTGACTACTACGTCGACATATGTGGTGTTGGCGTTCCTATACACAGCAGAGACCTTTGCAGGGACGAGTGA